From a single Melospiza georgiana isolate bMelGeo1 chromosome 5, bMelGeo1.pri, whole genome shotgun sequence genomic region:
- the TMPRSS11E gene encoding transmembrane protease serine 11E, with the protein MAVIQMDRAVRRLEPWKIAVIVVSVIVALALIIGLITFLLCHDQDRYYNASFLITNVKYNPQYERQTTEEFRNISEHIETMMSQVFRGSFLSKRYIRSHVVSLSPDPVGVLASVVLVFKFPSADSEATTRGQVNRVLLRRLKAISTFLNVDQSTIKLTELNKEKGDNLLNNCCGIRRQASSFTGVERITDGQRAPEGEWPWQGSIQLDGSHRCGASIISNTWLVTAAHCFREVRDPRRWTASFGILLRPPKQKKLVRRIIVHERYGGVLLDHEYDVAVVELASPIEFTSDVHSVCLPEASHVFPDNASCFVTGWGALENDGYSVNQLRQAEVRIISTAVCNRREVYGGAITAGMLCAGYLEGQVDACQGDSGGPLVHANSRGIWYLVGIVSWGDECGKPNKPGVYTRVTYYRNWIQSKTGI; encoded by the exons ATG GCAGTGATCCAGATGGACAGAGCAGTAAGGCGCTTGGAGCCATGGAAGATTGCAGTCATTGTTGTGTCAGTGATAGTAGCCTTAGCCCTCATCATTGGCTTGATTACATTTCTTTTGTGCCATG ATCAAGACAGATATTACAATGCATCTTTCCTAATCACCAATGTCAAGTATAATCCTCAGTATGAAAGGCAAACTACAGAGGAGTTCAGGAACATCAGTGAACATATCGAAACCATG ATGTCTCAAGTATTCAGGGGGTCCTTTCTAAGTAAAAGATACATCAGGTCCCACGTGGTCAGTCTAAG CCCAGATCCTGTTGGAGTGCTTGCATCTGTTGTTCTGGTATTTAAATTTCCCTCTGCTGACAGTGAAGCAACGACCCGGGGTCAGGTCAATCGTGTGTTACTCAGAAGGCTGAAAGCAATCTCGACGTTCCTGAATGTTGACCAGTCTACCATTAAACTCACAG AACTGAACAAGGAAAAGGGAGATAACCTTTTAAACAACT GCTGTGGAATACGAAGACAGGCATCCTCCTTCACAGGAGTGGAAAGAATAACTGATGGGCAGCGTGCACCGGAGGGAGaatggccatggcaggggagcaTTCAGCTCGATGGGAGCCATCGCTGTGGGGCATCAATCATCAGTAACACCTGGCTGGTGACTGCTGCCCACTGCTTTAGAGA AGTAAGAGACCCTCGGAGGTGGACTGCCAGCTTTGGAATTCTGCTGAGAcctccaaaacagaaaaaattagtCCGCAGAATTATTGTTCACGAGAGATATGGTGGCGTTCTCCTTGATCACGAGTATGACGTGGCTGTTGTGGAACTTGCCTCTCCTATTGAGTTCACAAGTGATGTGCACAGTGTCTGCCTTCCTGAAGCATCTCATGTTTTCCCAGACAACGCTTCCTGTTTTGTCACTGGCTGGGGAGCTTTGGAGAATGATG GCTACAGTGTTAATCAGCTTCGACAAGCAGAAGTGAGAATTATAAGTACTGCAGTTTGTAATAGGAGAGAAGTGTACGGTGGAGCGATAACAGCTGGAATGTTGTGTGCTGGATACTTGGAAGGGCAGGTGGATGCTTGCCAG GGTGACTCTGGTGGGCCACTGGTGCATGCAAATTCCAGAGGAATCTGGTATCTTGTGGGAATAGTGAGCTGGGGAGATGAATGTGGCAAGCCAAATAAACCAGGAGTATACACACGAGTGACTTACTATCGAAACTGGATCCAGTCCAAAACGGGCATCTGA